Proteins encoded in a region of the Trypanosoma brucei gambiense DAL972 chromosome 11, complete sequence genome:
- a CDS encoding tatD related deoxyribonuclease, putative, protein MSSVTAKYLPMIDIGINLVDGMFSGVYHGHVKHPGDVESVLARAVAVGVKCLLITAGTVEESKSAIELCKKYNSDGLQCFCTVGCHPTRCNEFANEPENYFNVLRSLIFENTVRKEGGCVAAVGELGLDYDRVSFCEKDVQMTYFVKQLELAEEFQLPLFIHDRNTGDDLFTVLQRHRQRFPGGVVHSFTGTQGELNKLLSLDLYIGINGCSLKTEENLAVAGAVPLDRLMIETDGPWCEIRNTHASHRLLQRAAERGESVAESLLAQFPICRKEKFVDGSVVKSRCEPCHLIRVLEILYELHRESVENIESLAHRIYNNTRQLFPFRPCHPDE, encoded by the coding sequence ATGTCGTCAGTTACGGCCAAATATTTACCGATGATTGATATCGGCATCAACCTTGTGGATGGTATGTTTTCTGGCGTGTATCACGGCCACGTGAAGCACCCCGGTGACGTTGAGTCCGTGCTCGCTCGTGCGGTCGCGGTGGGTGTAAAATGTCTTCTTATTACTGCTGGCACCGtagaagaaagcaaaagcgCCATTGAATTGTGCAAAAAATATAACAGTGATGGGCTGCAATGTTTCTGCACCGTTGGGTGTCACCCAACACGCTGCAATGAGTTTGCTAACGAACCAGAGAATTATTTCAACGTCCTCCGCTCCCTCATATTTGAGAACACCGTGCGAAAGGAAGGTGGATGTGTAGCTGCGGTTGGGGAGTTGGGATTAGACTACGACCGGGTTTCCTTCTGCGAGAAGGATGTCCAGATGACCTACTTCGTTAAACAGTTAGAACTTGCAGAAGAATTCCAACTACCACTCTTTATTCACGACCGCAATACGGGCGACGACTTATTCACAGTTTTGCAACGACACCGCCAGCGCTTCCCCGGAGGGGTCGTACACAGTTTTACGGGCACGCAAGGGGAGCTTAACAAGTTACTTTCACTCGACTTATACATTGGTATTAACGGATGTAGTCTCAAGACGGAGGAAAACCTCGCCGTTGCTGGCGCCGTTCCACTTGACAGGCTCATGATTGAAACCGATGGACCCTGGTGCGAAATAAGAAATACGCACGCCTCGCATCGACTACTGCAACGCGCAGCGGAAAGGGGCGAAAGTGTGGCCGAATCGTTGCTTGCTCAGTTTCCGATATGCCGCAAGGAAAAGTTTGTCGACGGGTCTGTGGTGAAATCTCGGTGCGAGCCATGCCATTTGATACGCGTCTTGGAGATTCTTTATGAACTCCATCGCGAGAGCGTGGAGAATATTGAGAGCCTCGCGCACCGCATATATAACAACACGCGtcaactttttccttttcgacCGTGTCACCCAGATGAGTAA